From a single Bacillus pseudomycoides DSM 12442 genomic region:
- a CDS encoding CcdC family protein: MNIVLLSSIVAVCMAVGAMFIRLKAAKKPATLKKIILPPFFMSTGALMYIFPEFRLTPAEMLEAIGVGLFFSIFLIKTSKFEVRGQEIYLKRSKAFVFILIGLLVVRIVFKTYLSQSLDLGQLSGMFFLLAFAMIVSWRIAMYRSFTKLQKEMEKEDGFYNEKDMKLT, from the coding sequence ATGAACATAGTTCTTTTGTCGAGTATTGTTGCCGTTTGTATGGCTGTTGGTGCGATGTTCATTCGTTTAAAAGCAGCGAAGAAACCTGCAACATTGAAAAAAATCATTCTCCCACCATTTTTTATGAGTACGGGAGCATTGATGTACATTTTTCCGGAATTTCGCCTAACGCCAGCAGAAATGTTAGAAGCAATCGGTGTAGGTTTGTTTTTCTCAATTTTTCTTATTAAAACATCTAAATTTGAAGTGCGTGGACAAGAAATTTATTTAAAACGCTCCAAAGCTTTCGTATTTATTTTAATTGGTTTGCTCGTGGTACGTATTGTCTTTAAAACATATTTAAGTCAATCGCTTGATTTAGGGCAACTAAGTGGTATGTTCTTCTTACTTGCTTTTGCAATGATTGTATCTTGGAGAATCGCAATGTATCGCTCATTCACGAAATTGCAAAAGGAAATGGAAAAAGAAGATGGATTTTATAATGAGAAAGATATGAAATTAACGTAA